A window of Chiloscyllium plagiosum isolate BGI_BamShark_2017 unplaced genomic scaffold, ASM401019v2 scaf_2435, whole genome shotgun sequence genomic DNA:
NNNNNNNNNNNNNNNNNNNNNNNNNNNNNNNNNNNNNNNNNNNNNNNNNNNNNNNNNNNNNNNNNNNNNNNNNNNNNNNNNNNNNNNNNNNNNNNNNNNNNNNNNNNNNNNNNNNNNNNNNNNNNNNNNNNNNNNNNNNNNNNNNNNNNNNNNNNNNNNNNNNNNNNNNNNNNNNNNNNNNNNNNNNNNNNNNNNNNNNNNNNNNNNNNNNNNNNNNNNNNNNNNNNNNNNNNNNNNNNNNNNNNNNNNNNNNNNNNNNNNNNNNNNNNNNNNNNNNNNNNNNNNAAATCCCACATTTTAGGGGTGttggtgtcgctggctaggctacccatccctaattgctcagatggcagttaagagtcaactacattgctgtagatctggagtcacatggacataaccaggtaaagatggcagtttccttccctaaaggacattagtgaatcaggtaggctttattttctgacaattgatttgTGGTCATCTTTAGAATCTTATTtgtagattttcattgaattcaaatcccaccatctgccatggcaggactgAAACCTGGGTccacagaatattacctgggtcactggattaacagctcAGTGATAATATAACGATGCCACCACCTCCACAGCTGCTATGAGCATTTCTGGCATTGTCTGTTTATTTAAGTTGTCCAGCATTATTTTGCCTCTACCTCAAACTCAAAAGTCAAAACCATTTGTCAATTGAGAAAACTTCAAATTGTATCTTTACGAAACAATATTGAATATTACAGTAACCTAGTAGATTTCCCAGAAGTATTTTGCAGGAATTGTGGAAATCTAGATTGCACAAGCTGATCATTCCaccattacatttcaaaagtgatAGGATTTAATGATGTACCAGATTCTAAATGTATAGATAACCATATATAACAGGAAAAGGTTGACACTGTTGAACTGTGAAGATTTCAGTAGGTCTGAAGGTTGGAACTGTGCAATAAAAATGTCATTTTGCCTTCTTACTGTTTTAGAAAATTGAAGAATCCATTCATGAGGGGAATGAACAATTTGGGTATTGATAAATATGAGGACTGTACTGAGGAGAATCGAGGTGGGGAAGCAAGTACCGACTGTCGGGATGCATTTCAGCAGCTTCTGAAAACTCTTGGGCTGTGGGAATTTTATCCCAACAAGCTGTCCCTGAATAAAGTAAAGGAGATGAATATTGAGACTGTGGAGGACAAGAAATCCACCAGTACAACAGATATCCCTTGGCATTTCCTCAGGCTGCTAATGGAGGCAAATTCTAATGCCAGAAAACAGGACACATCTGAAGATGGAACATCGGAAGATGATTTTAATTCTTACTCTCAAAGTCCGAATGCTACTGCAATGTCTTTCCATCCACTGGACATTATTTCTGCGATCTTTGTGTGTGCAGACACTATTCTGCAGCAGGAAGTGATTCTCCGAATGTCCTTGTGCCAGTTTGCATTTCCAATCGTCATGCCGAGTCCGGAAGGGAGACCAACTTTTCTTATGCATCCCATGCGCTTCTTCGTGAGGAGATACCGACCTCAATCAATGAGAGACAGGGCGGGATACATTGAGGAATGTATGGGCACATCTAGTCTTCCAACATTCGCTTTTGTTCGATTTGGCAACTGCTCATCATCAAAATCTAAACTATTAAATCAGGTTTTCAGCAACTCACAACCCAGTCTGGATTATTTTGTCCATTCTGATATGCGATGTGGCGATATAAGCAGGAAGGTTTCAGACGGAATGATAGAAATGATCTGGTATTTGCCATCTGGCAGTAAGGATATTGACATCATTCCAGAGGCTGTGGCAGTCATGAATCTCCGAGGGGATGCCCAAAACTTTCCGGAACACGTCCAGTTCCTGAGTAAAGTTGCCACCACTCTGTTTGTTTTCATTGAGCATTTGAACGAACAAGCCGAAGCATTTCTGTTTTCCAATCCTCAGATTCAACAGAGActgtttttaattattaattcCCAGGTGGCACAAATATATCTCCACTTAGAAAGGTTGATTGAAGCTAAAttaatagcaaaagatcatattTTAACAAAATACCGAAAAAACAAAGAAGACTTTCTACGAACTATTCGATCCAAATTAATAGAGATTCTGAGAAAGGGGGCAGAAGTGAACGAGGAGGCACTGAGTTTGCAAGCAATGATCCCAGCAGCGAGGGCCAGTAAGTTTCTGATCGATGAAGACAACAACGTGATTTCAGAAGCTTGGGGAAAATCCGAAGAAATTCTTCGAGGAATTGTGAGCAAAGGCATTAAAATGATCCGAGAGAGAGAGTTGTATTTCCAAGGAGATACTTGGGAAAAGATTTCAGGCATCGATAAGGAAATGTGTCAGTTAAAGAGTCTCAGTGATGCTAATGTTTCAGATTATGTCAGTcggctgcagagagagagagaagatcttTGTCGGGCACTTGCACGTCGTGGGATGTCGAATCTGATGAGGCAAATAATCCTTGGGCTCCAGACAATGGGAAACCAAAGGAAACTTTTCCTAAATTGCCTAAGAAATGCATTGGAGTCAAACTCAGTCACAGTGTCTCATAGTAACATAATGTTAAACCTGGAGACTGAGGAGCAAGTGCAGAGTCAAAGTATTCAGGAACAATTGACTGAACAATCCTGCAAATTGTTGTCCATGCCTTAATTCGTATGAAAGTGGTCGGGAAAAGACCCAATTGTCAATTTGTCCAACAAAAGGTTGGAGATGTGTCTGCATATCAGAAGAATGTGGAGAGTCACAAATCATTGCACCAGGAGCTGGACACACTGACCAAGATTGTCGCTAAAACTGCTTCATCCTGATCCTGGACACTGAGGGCTTGCGGGCTCAGGAACGGTCCAGCCTGGATGGCCAAAATGAGCATGACAATGAACTGGCCACTCTGGTGGCTGGCTTAAGTGATTTGATCATCATAACCATGTCCACAGAGACTGCCTCAGAAACGAAGGACATCCTGCAAATTGTTGTCCATGCCTTAATTCGTATGAAAGTGGTCGGGAAAAGACCCAATTGTCAATTTGTCCACCAAATGGTTGGAGATGTGTCTGCACATCAGAAGAATGTGGGGAGTCACAAATCATTGCACCAGGAGCTGGACACACTGACCAAGATTGAAGCTAAAACTGAGGGGCAAGATCACAAATTCTCAAAGTTCTCTGATATTTTGGATTATGACTCCAAGAAAAACAATTGGTACATCCCAGGGCTGTGGTGTGGCACTCCCCCGATGGCGCTAGTTAGTATGGGATACAGTCAGAAGGTGACAGAACTCAAACACAagattttgcagcattttctcaaCAGGAGACCTTCCACCATGCAAGAGTTCATTCGCTGGATGGAAAGTACATGGAACGCAGTGAAACATGAGAACTTCATCTTCAGTTTCAGGAACAGCTTGGTGGCAGATGCCTACAATCGACTGTCAGAGAAGTACTCGGATTTGGagtggaagctgaggagtgagGTCCATTCCTGGCTTCAGAAAGAAATCAGTCAAATTGCCAACTGTGAAGGGGACCTTCAGGAACTCAAAGGAACTTTGGATATTGACGTTCCAAGGATGATCAgtgaaaagaaaagtcaaataCTGGATGAGATGGAGAGGTATTTTCAGGAGGACACCAACCAGGCACATCtgattgagaattttaaagcagagaCAGCAGCGGGTTTTGACTCACTGAGTCGGGAGCTTGAAACACGCACAAAGATGAGATGTGAGGAAGCATTGAACAGGCGGAGAGACCTTAACGAATTAAACCGCATTTTAAGTAGTTTCAGTGAGAGAATCCAAGAGAAGATTGATCTGCTCTTGGATAATTTGAAACTTAAATCGACAGATCAAGGTGACAATGAACTGAGTGAAGCCTTTGAAACAATATGGAGAGAAGTCATGGCATCAGTACATTTCCAGCCCATAGCAGTCAACATCGAGGGAGACATGGAAAAGAGCTTGAGGGAAAATACAAGGACGCAAGGAAGAATCCTCCCAATGAAGCTCACATCTGGGAAGAGTCTTGTTGAGTTAAGCAACgtggaatggaagatcactgaGCAACATCTGGGAACAAACAAAACATCTTTCCTTGATATGTTTAAAGGAAAGTTACGTGCAGCTTATACTCTGATACGTTCCTACCatcaaaataaagaaaacttgGAAGACGAGAATGTGGCACAATGGGAGGTAACTGCACGTTTACTGGAGGCGAAGAAGAAAACTCTCCAATTGATATCACAATGTGACGATTATGTCGAAGAGATTGTTAAGAGAGGTGAGAGTTACAACCTGCTTCTTTGTAATGAACTTCTGCGAGAAGTGGACAGAAATCTACAGACACTTGATGCGGAGACACTCAAAGTCAATGAGCTATTAAGTACAGATGTGAAAATCCATGTGTGTGGCAAAGCCATTCAGAGATTTCAGGAGATGTATGATCGATTCTGTGACAAACATAATCCCCTGAAGAGACTAGCGAATGAGAGACATTATTactttacaatgtttaaaagcatATACTCTGAAAAGGACCAGAGTGAGACGTGTGCGAGATTATTCTGTGATTCCTGTTTGGAGCCCGCTCTGTTGGAAGCTCTCAAACAGCAACTGGGCTCAACAATTGTGGATCACCTTAAAAAAGAGCAAAAGATAGAACTTACGTCACGCAGAAACCTTCAAGTGGGGATCATGTTGTATCTAAAAAAGCTCAAAAGCTTTGACAAGTACTGTCAGTACTTTGAACAGACCGGAAAGTTTGAACAAGTTTGGGTAAAAGAGCAAGTGCTGAACCATTGTAAAGGGCTGAACAACAACAAATCCATGTTTTATTGCATAGCTCAGGAGGTGCTGCAGCAGAAGCTGGTCACTGACAGCTGCACAGCAACAGCCACCGCAATTTATTTGTACCAGAAAGATAAAGGACATTGGGAGCAAAGATTTTTCCGGAATATAGATGAGCTACTTTTGAAGAGGCGTTATATCGAAATGCAATGTGAGGAATACAGTTCCTGGAACATTCCTTCAAATCCGAAGGCTAGGGTGCCATCTTATTGGAAATGGGTCCTGTACACCTATAACAAGGAGTTTGCAGAGAAATACAAGGTGAATCCTGCAAGAAACATTTCCAACTGGAATATTCCATGGGAGAAGATCGTGTCCGAACTGGAAGCTGAGTATGGTGTGAAGGTTGGGGAGACTGGAATAATCCAAACCTCGTATTATCAAGGATAACAAAATCTGAAGTTGTGAGTATGTTGTACATTGGGATCCTGCGGAAGGCCGGATGTAATTATGTGTACTGCAATTGGATGGGAAGCTCAGTCATTCACTGGGGTGGTTCATGCCGTCCTCTAATACTGACAAAAGTCTCTCAAACTGAAATTATGTCGATGTAAATCATTGTCTCTGATAAACAGCTGCAATTGAAACACAGTTCACCTTGGACAATATCTGCATGTGTGCTGGTGATTACTGTGTGATCTGGACGAGGTGATGTACATCTCCTTCATTGATAGTGAGGGAGAGTGGCTGGTTAAGTTATATGTGCACAGCAGTAATCCTGGACCATCCCAGTCTCCTGGATCTGGACAACTAGAGGGAGACATCCAGCACCAAAGGAAATCTCCTCCTGACTGCCCCATCGCTAGGAGGAAGCTCCTCTTTATCAGCTACAGCCTCTGCCTGTCTTTTCCCTGCACATCACCCCTCCCGGAACCCCTCATCCACAGAATCGTGATGTCAGGGATTTCCTGCAGCCTGTCAAAGAGAGCTCACATCTCAGAtcacatagaaacaggagtaggccattcagcccattaatgtGATATCTCTCTGGTTCAGGACCGCTCCGCTATGGACAACATctcacctgcatctaccctgcgAAACCCTTAACTATATTCAGTAAAATTACCTCTTGAGAACACAGGTCCAGTTTAACCAACCGCTCTCCAAACGACAGTGCCTCTATCTGAGTGACAAGTCTGGGGTGAAACACTCTTGTACTCCCTTTATGGgaatcatatccttcctgagatatggagaccaaaactgcacacactactcctgGTGCAGACTGACTGAGATTGCACACAACCTGGACTAAAACTTGACACTTCTCTACTCAAATTCACTTGCAAAAAAGGTTAATATTCAATTAGCCTTCTTAAAGGTTATAGCATCTGAAGGTTAGCTTTTAGAGTCTTATCAACATGGTCCTTTTGTACATCTGCACTTTGCAGTGTCTTACCATTGAAAAACAATTCTGTATTTCTTCAACCCAATACAGATAAACTCATAATTTTCTATCGCCTATACCCTGATCTCAGTCAGatggtcggtactgagggagtgcccactgtctgagggtcagtactgagggagtgccgcactatcagagggtcagtactgagggagtgccgcactNNNNNNNNNNNNNNNNNNNNNNNNNNNNNNNNNNNNNNNNNNNNNNNNNNNNNNNNNNNNNNNNNNNNNNNNNNNNNNNNNNNNNNNNNNNNNNNNNNNNNNNNNNNNNNNNNNNNNNNNNNNNNNNNNNNNNNNNNNNNNNNNNNNNNNNNNNNNNNNNNNNNNNNNNNNNNNNNNNNNNNNNNNNNNNNNNNNNNNNNNNNNNNNNNNNNNNNNNNNNNNNNNNNNNNNNNNNNNNNNNNNNNNNNNNNNNNNNNNNNNNNNNNNNNNNNNNNNNNNNNNNNNNNNNNNNNNNNNNNNNNNNNNNNNNNNNNNNNNNNNNNNNNNNNNNNNNNNNNNNNNNNNNNNNNNNNNNNNNNNNNNNNNNNNNNNNNNNNNNNNNNNNNNNNNNNNNNNNNNNNNNNNNNNNNNNNNNNNNNNNNNNNNNNNNNNNNNNNNNNNNNNNNNNNNNNNNNNNNNNNNNNNNNNNNNNNNNNNNNNNNNNNNNNNNNNNNNNNNNNNNNNNNNNNNNNNNNNNNNNNNNNNNNNNNNNNNNNNNNNNNNNNNNNNNNNNNNNNNNNNNNNNNNNNNNNNNNNNNNNNNNNNNNNNNNNNNNNNNNNNNNNNNNNNNNNNNNNNNNNNNNNNNNNNNNNNNNNNNNNNNNNNNNNNNNNNNNNNNNNNNNNNNNNNNNNNNNNNNNNNNNNNNNNNNNNNNNNNNNNNNNNNNNNNNNNNNNNNNNNNNNNNNNNNNNNNNNNNNNNNNNNNNNNNNNNNNNNNNNNNNNNNNNNNNNNNNNNNNNNNNNNNNNNNNNNNNNNNNNNNNNNNNNNNNNNNNNNNNNNNNNNNNNNNNNNNNNNNNNNNNNNNNNNNNNNNNNNNNNNNNNNNNNNNNNNNNNNNNNNNNNNNNNNNNNNNNNNNNNNNNNNNNNNNNNNNNNNNNNNNNNNNNNNNNNNNNNNNNNNNNNNNNNNNNNNNNNNNNNNNNNNNNNNNNNNNNNNNNNNNNNNNNNNNNNNNNNNNNNNNNNNNNNNNNNNNNNNNNNNNNNNNNNNNNNNNNNNNNNNNNNNNNNNNNNNNNNNNNNNNNNNNNNNNNNNNNNNNNNNNNNNNNNNNNNNNNNNNNNNNNNNNNNNNNNNNNNNNNNNNNNNNNNNNNNNNNNNNNNNNNNNNNNNNNNNNNNNNNNNNNNNNNNNNNNNNNNNNNNNNNNNNNNNNNNNNNNNNNNNNNNNNNNNNNNNNNNNNNNNNNNNNNNNNNNNNNNNNNNNNNNNNNNNNNNNNNNNNNNNNNNNNNNNNNNNNNNNNNNNNNNNNNNNNNNNNNNNNNNNNNNNNNNNNNNNNNNNNNNNNNNNNNNNNNNNNNNNNNNNNNNNNNNNNNNNNNNNNNNNNNNNNNNNNNNNNNNNNNNNNNNNNNNNNNNNNNNNNNNNNNNNNNNNNNNNNNNNNNNNNNNNNNNNNNNNNNNNNNNNNNNNNNNNNNNNNNNNNNNNNNNNNNNNNNNNNNNNNNNNNNNNNNNNNNNNNNNNNNNNNNNNNNNNNNNNNNNNNNNNNNNNNNNNNNNNNNNNNNNNNNNNNNNNNNNNNNNNNNNNNNNNNNNNNNNNNNNNNNNNNNNNNNNNNNNNNNNNNNNNNNNNNNNNNNNNNNNNNNNNNNNNNNNNNNNNNNNNNNNNNNNNNNNNNNNNNNNNNNNNNNNNNNNNNNNNNNNNNNNNNNNNNNNNNNNNNNNNNNNNNNNNNNNNNNNNNNNNNNNNNNNNNNNNNNNNNNNNNNNNNNNNNNNNNNNNNNNNNNNNNNNNNNNNNNNNNNNNNNNNNNNNNNNNNNNNNNNNNNNNNNNNNNNNNNNNNNNNNNNNNNNNNNNNNNNNNNNNNNNNNNNNNNNNNNNNNNNNNNNNNNNNNNNNNNNNNNNNNNNNNNNNNNNNNNNNNNNNNNNNNNNNNNNNNNNNNNNNNNNNNNNNNNNNNNNNNNNNNNNNNNNNNNNNNNNNNNNNNNNNNNNNNNNNNNNNNNNNNNNNNNNNNNNNNNNNNNNNNNNNNNNNNNNNNNNNNNNNNNNNNNNNNNNNNNNNNNNNNNNNNNNNNNNNNNNNNNNNNNNNNNNNNNNNNNNNNNNNNNNNNNNNNNNNNNNNNNNNNNNNNNNNNNNNNNNNNNNNNNNNNNNNNNNNNNNNNNNNNNNNNNNNNNNNNNNNNNNNNNNNNNNNNNNNNNNNNNNNNNNNNNNNNNNNNNNNNNNNNNNNNNNNNNNNNNNNNNNNNNNNNNNNNNNNNNNNNNNNNNNNNNNNNNNNNNNNNNNNNNNNNNNNNNNNNNNNNNNNNNNNNNNNNNNNNNNNNNNNNNNNNNNNNNNNNNNNNNNNNNNNNNNNNNNNNNNNNNNNNNNNNNNNNNNNNNNNNNNNNNNNNNNNNNNNNNNNNNNNNNNNNNNNNNNNNNNNNNNNNNNNNNNNNNNNNNNNNNNNNNNNNNNNNNNNNNNNNNNNNNNNNNNNNNNNNNNNNNNNNNNNNNNNNNNNNNNNNNNNNNNNNNNNNNNNNNNNNNNNNNNNNNNNNNNNNNNNNNNNNNNNNNNNNNNNNNNNNNNNNNNNNNNNNNNNNNNNNNNNNNNNNNNNNNNNNNNNNNNNNNNNNNNNNNNNNNNNNNNNNNNNNNNNNNNNNNNNNNNNNNNNNNNNNNNNNNNNNNNNNNNNNNNNNNNNNNNNNNNNNNNNNNNNNNNNNNNNNNNNNNNNNNNNNNNNNNNNNNNNNNNNNNNNNNNNNNNNNNNNNNNNNNNNNNNNNNNNNNNNNNNNNNNNNNNNNNNNNNNNNNNNNNNNNNNNNNNNNNNNNNNNNNNNNNNNNNNNNNNNNNNNNNNNNNNNNNNNNNNNNNNNNNNNNNNNNNNNNNNNNNNNNNNNNNNNNNNNNNNNNNNNNNNNNNNNNNNNNNNNNNNNNNNNNNNNNNNNNNNNNNNNNNNNNNNNNNNNNNNNNNNNNNNNNNNNNNNNNNNNNNNNNNNNNNNNNNNNNNNNNNNNNNNNNNNNNNNNNNNNNNNNNNNNNNNNNNNNNNNNNNNNNNNNNNNNNNNNNNNNNNNNNNNNNNNNNNNNNNNNNNNNNNNNNNNNNNNNNNNNNNNNNNNNNNNNNNNNNNNNNNNNNNNNNNNNNNNNNNNNNNNNNNNNNNNNNNNNNNNNNNNNNNNNNNNNNNNNNNNNNNNNNNNNNNNNNNNNNNNNNNNNNNNNNNNNNNNNNNNNNNNNNNNNNNNNNNNNNNNNNNNNNNNNNNNNNNNNNNNNNNNNNNNNNNNNNNNNNNNNNNNNNNNNNNNNNNNNNNNNNNNNNNNNNNNNNNNNNNNNNNNNNNNNNNNNNNNNNNNNNNNNNNNNNNNNNNNNNNNNNNNNNNNNNNNNNNNNNNNNNNNNNNNNNNNNNNNNNNNNNNNNNNNNNNNNNNNNNNNNNNNNNNNNNNNNNNNNNNNNNNNNNNNNNNNNNNNNNNNNNNNNNNNNNNNNNNNNNNNNNNNNNNNNNNNNNNNNNNNNNNNNNNNNNNNNNNNNNNNNNNNNNNNNNNNNNNNNNNNNNNNNNNNNNNNNNNNNNNNNNNNNNNNNNNNNNNNNNNNNNNNNNNNNNNNNNNNNNNNNNNNNNNNNNNNNNNNNNNNNNNNNNNNNNNNNNNNNNNNNNNNNNNNNNNNNNNNNNNNNNNNNNNNNNNNNNNNNNNNNNNNNNNNNNNNNNNNNNNNNNNNNNNNNNNNNNNNNNNNNNNNNNNNNNNNNNNNNNNNNNNNNNNNNNNNNNNNNNNNNNNNNNNNNNNNNNNNNNNNNNNNNNNNNNNNNNNNNNNNNNNNNNNNNNNNNNNNNNNNNNNNNNNNNNNNNNNNNNNNNNNNNNNNNNNNNNNNNNNNNNNNNNNNNNNNNNNNNNNNNNNNNNNNNNNNNNNNNNNNNNNNNNNNNNNNNNNNNNNNNNNNNNNNNNNNNNNNNNNNNNNNNNNNNNNNNNNNNNNNNNNNNNNNNNNNNNNNNNNNNNNNNNNNNNNNNNNNNNNNNNNNNNNNNNNNNNNNNNNNNNNNNNNNNNNNNNNNNNNNNNNNNNNNNNNNNNNNNNNNNNNNNNNNNNNNNNNNNNNNNNNNNNNNNNNNNNNNNNNNNNNNNNNNNNNNNNNNNNNNNNNNNNNNNNNNNNNNNNNNNNNNNNNNNNNNNNNNNNNNNNNNNNNNNNNNNNNNNNNNNNNNNNNNNNNNNNNNNNNNNNNNNNNNNNNNNNNNNNNNNNNNNNNNNNNNNNNNNNNNNNNNNNNNNNNNNNNNNNNNNNNNNNNNNNNNNNNNNNNNNNNNNNNNNNNNNNNNNNNNNNNNNNNNNNNNNNNNNNNNNNNNNNNNNNNNNNNNNNNNNNNNNNNNNNNNNNNNNNNNNNNNNNNNNNNNNNNNNNNNNNNNNNNNNNNNNNNNNNNNNNNNNNNNNNNNNNNNNNNNNNNNNNNNNNNNNNNNNNNNNNNNNNNNNNNNNNNNNNNNNNNNNNNNNNNNNNNNNNNNNNNNNNNNNNNNNNNNNNNNNNNNNNNNNNNNNNNNNNNNNNNNNNNNNNNNNNNNNNNNNNNNNNNNNNNNNNNNNNNNNNNNNNNNNNNNNNNNNNNNNNNNNNNNNNNNNNNNNNNNNNNNNNNNNNNNNNNNNNNNNNNNNNNNNNNNNNNNNNNNNNNNNNNNNNNNNNNNNNNNNNNNNNNNNNNNNNNNNNNNNNNNNNNNNNNNNNNNNNNNNNNNNNNNNNNNNNNNNNNNNNNNNNNNNNNNNNNNNNNNNNNNNNNNNNNNNNNNNNNNNNNNNNNNNNNNNNNNNNNNNNNNNNNNNNNNNNNNNNNNNNNNNNNNNNNNNNNNNNNNNNNNNNNNNNNNNNNNNNNNNNNNNNNNNNNNNNNNNNNNNNNNNNNNNNNNNNNNNNNNNNNNNNNNNNNNNNNNNNNNNNNNNNNNNNNNNNNNNNNNNNNNNNNNNNNNNNNNNNNNNNNNNNNNNNNNNNNNNNNNNNNNNNNNNNNNNNNNNNNNNNNNNNNNNNNNNNNNNNNNNNNNNNNNNNNNNNNNNNNNNNNNNNNNNNNNNNNNNNNNNNNNNNNNNNNNNNNNNNNNNNNNNNNNNNNNNNNNNNNNNNNNNNNNNNNNNNNNNNNNNNNNNNNNNNNNNNNNNNNNNNNNNNNNNNNNNNNNNNNNNNNNNNNNNNNNNNNNNNNNNNNNNNNNNNNNNNNNNNNNNNNNNNNNNNNNNNNNNNNNNNNNNNNNNNNNNNNNNNNNNNNNNNNNNNNNNNNNNNNNNNNNNNNNNNNNNNNNNNNNNNNNNNNNNNNNNNNNNNNNNNNNNNNNNNNNNNNNNNNNNNNNNNNNNNNNNNNNNNNNNNNNNNNNNNNNNNNNNNNNNNNNNNNNNNNNNNNNNNNNNNNNNNNNNNNNNNNNNNNNNNNNNNNNNNNNNNNNNNNNNNNNNNNNNNNNNNNNNNNNNNNNNNNNNNNNNNNNNNNNNNNNNNNNNNNNNNNNNNNNNNNNNNNNNNNNNNNNNNNNNNNNNNNNNNNNNNNNNNNNNNNNNNNNNNNNNNNNNNNNNNNNNNNNNNNNNNNNNNNNNNNNNNNNNNNNNNNNNNNNNNNNNNNNNNNNNNNNNNNNNNNNNNNNNNNNNNNNNNNNNNNNNNNNNNNNNNNNNNNNNNNNNNNNNNNNNNNNNNNNNNNNNNNNNNNNNNNNNNNNNNNNNNNNNNNNNNNNNNNNNNNNNNNNNNNNNNNNNNNNNNNNNNNNNNNNNNNNNNNNNNNNNNNNNNNNNNNNNNNNNNNNNNNNNNNNNNNNNNNNNNNNNNNNNNNNNNNNNNNNNNNNNNNNNNNNNNNNNNNNNNNNNNNNNNNNNNNNNNNNNNNNNNNNNNNNNNNNNNNNNNNNNNNNNNNNNNNNNNNNNNNNNNNNNNNNNNNNNNNNNNNNNNNNNNNNNNNNNNNNNNNNNNNNNNNNNNNNNNNNNNNNNNNNNNNNNNNNNNNNNNNNNNNNNNNNNNNNNNNNNNNNNNNNNNNNNNNNNNNNNNNNNNNNNNNNNNNNNNNNNNNNNNNNNNNNNNNNNNNNNNNNNNNNNNNNNNNNNNNNNNNNNNNNNNNNNNNNNNNNNNNNNNNNNNNNNNNNNNNNNNNNNNNNNNNNNNNNNNNNNNNNNNNNNNNNNNNNNNNNNNNNNNNNNNNNNNNNNNNNNNNNNNNNNNNNNNNNNNNNNNNNNNNNNNNNNNNNNNNNNNNNNNNNNNNNNNNNNNNNNNNNNNNNNNNNNNNNNNNNNNNNNNNNNNNNNNNNNNNNNNNNNNNNNNNNNNNNNNNNNNNNNNNNNNNNNNNNNNNNNNNNNNNNNNNNNNNNNNNNNNNNNNNNNNNNNNNNNNNNNNNNNNNNNNNNNNNNNNNNNNNNNNNNNNNNNNNNNNNNNNNNNNNNNNNNNNNNNNNNNNNNNNNNNNNNNNNNNNNNNNNNNNNNNNNNNNNNNNNNNNNNNNNNNNNNNNNNNNNNNNNNNNNNNNNNNNNNNNNNNNNNNNNNNNNNNNNNNNNNNNNNNNNNNNNNNNNNNNNNNNNNNNNNNNNNNNNNNNNNNNNNNNNNNNNNNNNNNNNNNNNNNNNNNNNNNNNNNNNNNNNNNNNNNNNNNNNNNNNNNNNNNNNNNNNNNNNNNNNNNNNNNNNNNNNNNNNNNNNNNNNNNNNNNNNNNNNNNNNNNNNNNNNNNNNNNNNNNNNNNNNNNNNNNNNNNNNNNNNNNNNNNNNNNNNNNNNNNNNNNNNNNNNNNNNNNNNNNNNNNNNNNNNNNNNNNNNNNNNNNNNNNNNNNNNNNNNNNNNNNNNNNNNNNNNNNNNNNNNNNNNNNNNNNNNNNNNNNNNNNNNNNNNNNNNNNNNNNNNNNNNNNNNNNNNNNNNNNNNNNNNNNNNNNNNNNNNNNNNNNNNNNNNNNNNNNNNNNNNNNNNNNNNNNNNNNNNNNNNNNNNNNNNNNNNNNNNNNNNNNNNNNNNNNNNNNNNNNNNNNNNNNNNNNNNNNNNNNNNNNNNNNNNNNNNNNNNNNNNNNNNNNNNNNNNNNNNNNNNNNNNNNNNN
This region includes:
- the LOC122547635 gene encoding interferon-induced very large GTPase 1-like — protein: MRGMNNLGIDKYEDCTEENRGGEASTDCRDAFQQLLKTLGLWEFYPNKLSLNKVKEMNIETVEDKKSTSTTDIPWHFLRLLMEANSNARKQDTSEDGTSEDDFNSYSQSPNATAMSFHPLDIISAIFVCADTILQQEVILRMSLCQFAFPIVMPSPEGRPTFLMHPMRFFVRRYRPQSMRDRAGYIEECMGTSSLPTFAFVRFGNCSSSKSKLLNQVFSNSQPSLDYFVHSDMRCGDISRKVSDGMIEMIWYLPSGSKDIDIIPEAVAVMNLRGDAQNFPEHVQFLSKVATTLFVFIEHLNEQAEAFLFSNPQIQQRLFLIINSQVAQIYLHLERLIEAKLIAKDHILTKYRKNKEDFLRTIRSKLIEILRKGAEVNEEALSLQAMIPAARASKFLIDEDNNVISEAWGKSEEILRGIVSKGIKMIRERELYFQGDTWEKISGIDKEMCQLKSLSDANVSDYVSRLQREREDLCRALARRGMSNLMRQIILGLQTMGNQRKLFLNCLRNALESNSVTVSHSNIMLNLETEEQVQSQSIQEQLTEQSCFILILDTEGLRAQERSSLDGQNEHDNELATLVAGLSDLIIITMSTETASETKDILQIVVHALIRMKVVGKRPNCQFVHQMVGDVSAHQKNVGSHKSLHQELDTLTKIEAKTEGQDHKFSKFSDILDYDSKKNNWYIPGLWCGTPPMALVSMGYSQKVTELKHKILQHFLNRRPSTMQEFIRWMESTWNAVKHENFIFSFRNSLVADAYNRLSEKYSDLEWKLRSEVHSWLQKEISQIANCEGDLQELKGTLDIDVPRMISEKKSQILDEMERYFQEDTNQAHLIENFKAETAAGFDSLSRELETRTKMRCEEALNRRRDLNELNRILSSFSERIQEKIDLLLDNLKLKSTDQGDNELSEAFETIWREVMASVHFQPIAVNIEGDMEKSLRENTRTQGRILPMKLTSGKSLVELSNVEWKITEQHLGTNKTSFLDMFKGKLRAAYTLIRSYHQNKENLEDENVAQWEVTARLLEAKKKTLQLISQCDDYVEEIVKRGESYNLLLCNELLREVDRNLQTLDAETLKVNELLSTDVKIHVCGKAIQRFQEMYDRFCDKHNPLKRLANERHYYFTMFKSIYSEKDQSETCARLFCDSCLEPALLEALKQQLGSTIVDHLKKEQKIELTSRRNLQVGIMLYLKKLKSFDKYCQYFEQTGKFEQVWVKEQVLNHCKGLNNNKSMFYCIAQEVLQQKLVTDSCTATATAIYLYQKDKGHWEQRFFRNIDELLLKRRYIEMQCEEYSSWNIPSNPKARVPSYWKWVLYTYNKEFAEKYKVNPARNISNWNIPWEKIVSELEAEYGVKVGETGIIQTSYYQG